tggtgatggatatgttgacgcggcgcattcaaggggaggtgccgtggtgtatgctttttgcagatgatgtagttctgatagatgagactcgagggggtgtgaatgacaaattggaggtgtggaggcaaactcttgagtctaaagggttcagggtgagcagaagcaagacagggtatgtggaatgcaagtttaatgacgtgaggcgggagaatgaggtaggagtgaagctggaagcacaggaggtatgtaagagggataagttcaagtatcttgggtccgtgatccagagtaacggtgagattgacgaggatgtctcacaccgtattggggcgggatggatgaagtggaaactcgcgtcgggggtgctgtgtgataagaaggtgccgcccaagcttaaagacaaattctacagggtggtagttcgtccggccttgttgtatggagcggagtgttggtcagttaagaacttccacatccaaaaaatgaaggtggcagaaatgcggatgttgcgctggatgtgtggactgactagaggggatagagttcggaatgagactatccgggagaaggtacGACTtaagtggagtgcaagatgcgggaagcacaattgagatggttcggacacgtgaagaggaggggcatggatgccccgatccgtaggtgtgagaggctagcgttggatggttttaggcggggtaggggtaggccgaagaagtactggggcgaggtgattaggcgggacatggaacagttacagctcaccgaggacatgaccctagataggaaggtctggagggcgcgaatttcggcagaggattagggccagtttgggtcgctagtgcagggaattacttggtgggggttttattcctattatgattccgtcttccgtgttccatgttttattacgaatctgtgtgctttcctctgctttcctctgttttatattacttatgggtgtcgtatttatgttatgtaatctgctcctgtgctttactatgtgtttgtgtggtatctcgtgtcttgagccgggggtctatcggaaacagcttttctacttcatcagaggtagaggtatggactgcgtatatcttacccccccaagaccccactaggtgggaatacactgggtttgttgttgttgttgttgttgttattaccaaGACTAGAACTTGTGACCTCCGGGtcacatgacaataactttaccagtagtacattatataataaatatataaatgagaaATTTGTTATTTGTCCACTAGCATTTTCAATGCTTACCCAGTATAAatgtaaaaattatataaaatataaaaaaaataatatataaagcgTAANNNNNNNNNNNNNNNNNNNNNNNNNNNNNNNNNNNNNNNNNNNNNNNNNNNNNNNNNNNNNNNNNNNNNNNNNNNNNNNNNNNNNNNNNNNNNNNNNNNNAAAACTATtgtataaaaatgaagaacaaaaacattAAATAAAACTTACCCAAATTTATGAGATATGATAATTATTTAACGAGGgttatataaataaatttgtatAAGCGGTGCGAATATTTTGTCTTGGAAAGaataattttctgcttctgctGGTGCAAATATTTTTTGTATTGGAAAGAATAATTTTCTGCTTATGCTTTTTTTAAGAAGCCAAAATTATTATCCTTTTGCAAATCACAGAAAAACTGCTTCTTCTATTTAAAAAAGCACTGATTGGCCAAACACctcaatttttcaaaaaagaaacgTTTTTTCTATTCCAATAAAAAGTGTTTGTAACCTCCCAATCGCTTGGCCAAACAGGCTCCAAGTGTTCCTTAAACAGTTTTATCCTAAAAGCATTTTTGAAACATTGGCCAAGCACAAAGTACTACTTTAATAATGGCAAgtgttatcaaaagcaaaaaacacaaaaaagctACAAGGTTCGCTTGGGCTATTAGCGCTCAACACGTTTTGATCCTCGTTCCGGAGCTTAGCGCCCCCTTGACAACGTTACAACACTAAGTAGCAAGcgattttcaaattgattagCCTAACACAAATTGCCAGTCCCCAAAATAATCACTTTTTCAAATGCActtctaacccaaaaaaacacTTCCCACAAAGAGTAGATTTTAAAAGCTTGGCCAAACAGGCTATAATTGAACcgaaaagaaaaaaccaaatcGAAATAGATTTATTTTGACTTGATCTTGTTCTTTGGATAACCATAATTCAAGAAACGAACTTGAATACCAAATTGACCAAAACCGTTGACGAACACCCTTACTTGAAACTTCAAACTTAAATTTGCTCAAGCAAGCACTTATAAACAAGCTATTCTCCGCAAAAGGGTACTTCTTTCATACGTCAACTAGAATATTGTCCTTAGCCAACAAATTTTATAAGGAGAAAAGCAATTGAAGGTTAGAGGGCATTGATAGCACATCTAACTAACCTGAGATGGAAATTGGGACTTGAACGCCTTGGGTTGAAGGTTACAACCACCACGTCCTGCAGCTTTGTAGATCCCATACATCAACTTCAGATCAACATCATAAAGAAAAAGTCGCATCCCCTTGTAAATTTTTTCCACAGTCTCTTTCTTGTTTGCCGGCAATCCTAGAACCTTGTAACGATAGCAGTCCTTCTTAGTCTCAGAGTTGCACATGAAGATCATACCCATGCTATTAGCCTTCTTCACAGACTTCTTCTTTTTTAACGGCTCAAGTTTGTCTTTGCCTTCAAAATTCACATCCTTAGAGATCACCCCCGACTTATCTTCGGAAGCAACCTTCTTAGAGCTTTGATCAACAACTTCTGAGTCCAATTTTCCCGAGTCCTTCCCAACCTTGACACTAGAGGCGgctactttcttcttaacttgCTTATTTTCACCTTTCACTTGGGGGGTTCCATTGGCCATTCTCTTTCTATTGTTCCTTCTCCTCAATCTTTTAGCTTTTTGTTTCGAACTTCCTTCCATTTCCTCTTTATTCTTTGCATTtgtttcatcttcatctttttccATACCATCTTCTCGGTCATCTTTGTTTATTCCAGCAGCATCTCCGGCTTGCTTATCATCTATGTTCGGTTTACCACCACCTTTTTCTATGGCAGTTTCTTGGTTATTACCTTCATCATTACCAACAGCATTTTCTACTTTCTTATCAGCAGTACATGTTTCATCTCCTCCAATCACTTCATTTTCTTTAGCAAGTTCTCCCTCTAAAGTTTCAGCTTCTGCTCCCTCGTTTTCTTCCTCTGATCCATCATTTTCTTCCTCCAAAGTTTCAGCTTCTGCTCCAGCATGTTCTTCTTCTGATCCATCATTTTCTTCCTCTGACCCATAATTTTCTTCCTCTAAAGTTTCAGCTTCTGCTCCAGCAGTTTCTTCTTCTGCTACAACACTGATCATTGTTTGCTCAGTTGTTGTTTGCTCCGTTACTGCTGTTTCCACCAAGTCTCCAGTTTCTACGATGTTTTCCATCTCACTGGAGTCACTTGTCAAAGCAGCTTCAGAAGCAACAGCAGCACTGGCAGATCTTTTATTGGCTTTGCCTTTTGCACGCACCATCACAACCTATGGATCTCCGAATCAAAAATTGTAAGTAGAACTCTGTAGTacataatgagaaaataagccTTGGTATGAGTTCACAGGTGCACGGCACACAACAGAAATGAGGTCACAAAATCAACACAAGGAAGCTCACAAAACAAATGAGTATAGCAGCTAGAAACATCCATTTAAATTAGTTAACTTATTAAAGAATGAACCATCTAGTTTTGCCTCAACCCTAATATCTACAGAAAGAGCAAACTACTGCTAGATACACCAATATCTATAATTCCACTCCCAAACTAGTTAAGACCACCTTAACGaatacaaaatgataaaaatgagaaagaacgTGAGACCATAGAGAGAGGGGAAATACATCTAAAAGATACAAAATTTGATGAACTTTCATTTCTAATGTTGATTTATTATAAACAAGTGAAATTTGTGCAAcccaaactaactcataaaaaattaaatcagaCATTAAAAAACAGAACTCATGAAGGTACTCTCCATAACaaagttcaaaaagaaaatagagagagggGAAATACCTAAGCAATGAGCTAAAACTAGTTTCACCTCTAAACCTAACCCTTATACCCACAAAAAGAGCAAACAACTGcaagatacaaatataaaatgatcaaaatgagGGAAAATGTGAGATAGTAGAAAAGCAATGCTCAATTTATCAGGCAAATAcaactacaaaaatacaaaatccaatgcacttctattttttaatatcaatttatAATAAACAAAGTGAGATTCGTACAACCAAAACTAGCTCATATAAAAATTAACTcacatattttaagaaaaataaacaagGTGGTACTCTCCATGTCAAA
The Capsicum annuum cultivar UCD-10X-F1 chromosome 6, UCD10Xv1.1, whole genome shotgun sequence DNA segment above includes these coding regions:
- the LOC107873503 gene encoding uncharacterized protein LOC107873503 produces the protein MVRAKGKANKRSASAAVASEAALTSDSSEMENIVETGDLVETAVTEQTTTEQTMISVVAEEETAGAEAETLEEENYGSEEENDGSEEEHAGAEAETLEEENDGSEEENEGAEAETLEGELAKENEVIGGDETCTADKKVENAVGNDEGNNQETAIEKGGGKPNIDDKQAGDAAGINKDDREDGMEKDEDETNAKNKEEMEGSSKQKAKRLRRRNNRKRMANGTPQVKGENKQVKKKVAASSVKVGKDSGKLDSEVVDQSSKKVASEDKSGVISKDVNFEGKDKLEPLKKKKSVKKANSMGMIFMCNSETKKDCYRYKVLGLPANKKETVEKIYKGMRLFLYDVDLKLMYGIYKAAGRGGCNLQPKAFKSQFPSQVRFTVLEECLPLAEETFRQAIKKNYYTRGKFNCELSSEQVKNLCKLFTTAGKGSSSKGTQLRPETNVVPKRDRARKRARDERRRPDRARRSERVDDRRYREQVEDRRYREQVEDRLYREQVEDRLYREQVEDRVYREHPHLHERSLITSPLVPLAPLQPLPPTLVRDPYRQENVTQHNESHRQSRLVELPDAYRRDTVTGNPGVYRRQALVEPREYYRREGIPEHREFHQPMNLETRLPAAAGINDSYLSYRERLSYHDPVSSVRSQPEYNPPPAGLRSEYRHGGPSAVHSSARSILPEYPPSAVSSLYEYPRQPQYRY